The genomic stretch GTTTGCTTCTTATTAAATccggctttttttttttttttgtcatgtcttccatagttttttttttcctctgaTATATTCTTCATTTATTTAGCTGAATAAATTCATAAGAGTTAGAACTCATTAATTCAATTTTTGGAGGATTCCTCGATAAATGTTTGGGTGGACACTATTAGAGACTAGACGCTTGCGTAACTTCAAGTGTGCAATCACTAATCAagtaattttgtgaagtttttgCATAGAAGTATTATTGTCATTAACTCTCTTGAATGTTTATATCTGTGGAATTGATCAAAACTATTTAAAGGAGACACAATTTTAAATTGTTTATTTCCTAATAGGGGATCAAAACTGACTACATTCTATAAATGTTCATAGAATTCAAATTAGGACTAAATGCACAAGGTGGCATTTGTTGTTGTGTCTCTTTTGTCATGGTCATCAATAGTaaccatgaaagttgtagtattaTCAATTATGTGATggaatttttcttaatttgaaGTTAGAATTCTGGTGGCATGTGGCCAATTATAAATCTAACAGTAACATTGTGTGAGATACGAAAACGATAACAATTTCTTAGGCGCAattcaagagaaaaaaaaagtgccCCGCTGAAGAATTTTGACGGCTTCGCCATGATTTCTTAATCAGGGGTCAGGACCACAAGCTCAAGTTGCCTTCATATCGCTGCCGATTTAGCCTCGGCTTCTGCAAGACAAGAGCTCAGTGCATTTTACCAAACAATCATTAATGTAGCACTTTTTGGGATAATGTAGCCTAAATGTAGCACTTTTTGGGATAATATCTTCCTCATGTGAAATCTGATTCAAAAAATGACCTGCTAATCTCATCCCCTTCGTTGTACAATTCCAAATTAAGTTCCACACATTGGAAAAATGTCTGCCTCCTCTATCACTGAGTTTGCAGAGAGGATTACCTTAAAAATTTAGGAGTTTAACAGTTGGCCAGAATATAATTCACTAGCCTAAACTTCCTGGGAGACTAGATAGAGTCATGTAAATGGCATTACAGACTTTTTCTTTTAGATCAAAGATTGTCTCTCCTTGCATAACCCATAAGAAGTTCGAACAGTGGACGGGTGTGATTATACTGAGGACTCCAAAGATAACAAGAAATCCACGTTACGAGATTAACATCTAACAGCCTCTAAAGTTTCTACTTCTCATTTTGAAgcagatggtgggtcttgtgaTGTCAGAATAATTGAATACTAGGAATCACTCAACTTTATTCTAATCAAGCAAAAATGATGGAGAACCGTTACTACAAGAAGAGACTTGATGCTATATAAATACATACATGCAGCCATATGCACATTTTTGAGCGTAGACAGACAGGTCTattgaaaactaaaacaaaaatgtAATGTGAATAATTATATGTGGTACAGAACCACTTTTCCAAGTTTGAAGCTTTTTCAACAACCCCACCCCCAACCAACCAaccaaccaaaactaaaaggGTAAGCTCTTAGATGTTGAACCCcatgtaagggacataaaatgATCTGAAGGGACAAAATCATGTGGCAAATTAGCCCTTCTAACTATTCTTTTCATGTTGTTCTGCAAGCTTTGCTGGACTAATAGCTTGACTGCTTTCCTCTCTTCACTCAACATCTGATCTTCCTCCTCTAAAGACTCCTCCGACTGATGACTTTGGTCTGCACATGACGACGATGATTTGGCAGCACAAAGAGGAGCTGACAATGTTGGGTTTAATCCACCACCATAGCTCTCAGAAATCTGCTTCCCTTTATCCACAGTTAAACACTCCAAGATCCGGGAAGCTCTCTTCTGCGCCAACGTCGTACCTAAAAGAGTTAGTTCTAGAAGGGATGAAGTTATTCCAGCCTCTATCATGGCCTGTCTATCTCCATATGATTTGTGAGCCATCACCATCAAAACATATGACCCCCTCTCTTGGCAACCTGGAGAATCCGTCCAATTCAATACGTCAATTAGCATTGGAAATGCATCCGGCACACAGCTTACTGCCTTTCGCCCCTCTGGTATCGATACTAAATTGCTCAGAATTGAGAGGATTCTTTCACTGAAATCCATATCTCCTAGCCTGCTCAAGAGACAGGGCACCAGATGAGCATCTAGCAACAGTGAGAGGTTCAACGGTGAAATTGATAGATTATACAGCGCTCGCAAGGCATCCTGCTTTGCTTGAGAACCATTCTTTTCATGATCATCAGTATCCTCTCTCAGGATTCTTATCAGAAATGGTATTGCACCAGAAGAACCAATAATCAGCTTATTTGCATCGAGTGCAGTCAAAGAGAGAAAGTTTGCAACTATAGCCTCGGCAACAGCTGTGGCATGAGGACCATTTTCAGATTCGATGAGCTTCAGCATCTTGTGAACAGCCCCCGATTTAACGATGGCTGCTTTGTTCCTGGAGAAAAAAGTGTCTTGAAAAGAGAATTGAATCCCAGAActcatgaaaaagaaaagaaagagagagagagagagagagccgaataattacaaaatatatCCACCAACAAATCTTAAACCATCAAAGAGCAAGAAATTGAGCCCATTTCGCAGCAAAATATCGGATTCACAGAAAACACATTGTAACAAGCAAGTATATCTATTGGTCGGTGTAaggacttcttttttttttttttgctccccTATTTGGTGGTGTTTATTTGTCATATTGGTGATTacagagtagtagtagtagtagttgtAGAAGAATATACAGAGGACCAAATTTACTTACCCTTTTCTTTGCAGtgcgcaaaaaaaaaaaaagaaacaaaattcaaaaaagatAAGAGAGTTTTGAATCCTGAAAGAAGTTGGActagaaattttatttttttaaaaaaaaaaaagcaaaagaaaagaaaacagaaacaAATAGTCCGGAGAGAACaaacatgaataagtactacaagtagAATTGTAAAGTTTCGGGTTTTCTTTGTTTGGGGGGCGAAAGATGCTGATAGTAGCATTGAAGTTGTTTAGCACGTAAAATTTACTTACTACTTAGTATATAGGAAGGAATTAGcaaagagagaagagagaacGGGGTGGGGTGGGGGGATGCTCACGCGTCGTTGCCAATGCCGAGGTTGAGCAAAGCATAAAGAGGAGGAATTTTGGGGCAGACATCCGGAGGCAGGGGGGGGGCGTCCAGCAAAGCCACGAGCGGGGGGATTGCTCCGAGCAAAGCAAGAGTGGTTCTGGCTTGAGAATCGCCTTTAGCGAGCCTTCTGACCTCCTTGGCTGCCTCCAACGCGCGAACATCTGGAGCTAAGAAGCCATGGTTTTCATTTTCCTCGAGTTGTTGGCTGCTGCTACCGCTACTGCTACTTTGGAGATTCTTCACCACTGTCTTCAATTCCTCCAGTGCCTCCACTTTCCTCTTCACCGCCTCCGCCTCCTCCTCGTCCGGTTCGTTTTCCTTTTCCGATAGCTTCAGAAGGTCAGATAACTTGTCGGATCCGGAGGGCGGTGTGTTTGTTGGATACTTAGTCCCACTCCTACCACTGCTAGTACTACCTTTACTCAACTCAGATCTCAGTGTTGTGACTGCAGTGAGATCAATGCCGGGCTCGGGCTTGGGCTCTTGGATGGTTAATTTGCCAGTGTTGTTGTGCTTATGATGATGCCGCGTCCCGCACCGAACTGTGTCCAGTATAATGCGGCGGAATGTGGCTGACCAAATCTTAAACTGACGCCCTCCGCCGGGAGTCGGGTGGTCCAGCACCACGGATCCGAGGTTGTTCCCGTGCAACTTCTCCATTAATTACTAGCAGTATCCGCCATATTTACCTGAGAGTTGAAATTAATTTGATTTCCCCAGAGATGGATGTTGGATACTTAGTCCCACTCTTCTTCTTGGATCGAGTATTATTTCTGCATTTTACCACTGTGAAAGAAACCGCACCTCTCCTCAAAACCTCAAACTGAAATACGCGCAACAAGTACGTAGTAAAAACGATTCTATTCCTTTTCCATGAACTTCCTCTTCTATCTTGGCTGGTTTTTCTTATGTTGTCGGTCCCCTTCTTCTTGTAAGTACGAACATGCTACAGTTTGTATGCTTCCATGATtgagacacacacacacacacacacccacACCCACATTTGAGAAGCTAGTCGAGTGAAGTAAGTACCCCTCTGCTTCACTGGGGTAACAGACTTAGATTAAATAAAATCTCGGAAGCATAAAAAAActagtttcattttttttttttttttttttaggggcgGGGGGTGTGAGCGcgtaaaaaattaataaaaacaGTGCTAGTAATAAACTAATAATAATGTGGCAGGCAACTGGCAAAGAATCACTGGGGTGAAGTTCAATTCAGCCCTCTAGAATGGACCAAATTATCAATTCAGCCCTCTAGAGTGATTAAGACCCTGTTTAATAAATTaatttaacacttaaatttaatacatttagattttaacatattcaaacgcatttgataactaaaaattgaatatctgaattatttaAGTATCATTGAATTTTCTAAGTAAAAATTgctctaaaaaataaaataaaatattatttacttaacactgaatgtgatatatactcaaatacttaaaaatttaataacttaattaattcaaattttagatttcaaaattcaattttGCACCCTAAATCTCAATTAAGCTCTCCAACTCAATACTTAATAAAATAGGAGGAGCTCACTCTTCACTAATCATCGAGAAATATATATTCATCCAAAATTATCACAATATCCTCAAGACTTGCCATTGTAAGATGGAGCCAATAAAAACTGCAAACGCACATATTCTTCCCAGATCCCCCAATgtctgtttgtttgtttgtttgcgTGCTCAAGAAGAAATAACAACGCCAATGGTTTGTTCATCCAGTTTCTAGATGCTTCCCCATTGATGACAATACTGCTAACTACCTGTAATTTCTCGTAGATATGATCTCAAGCATTAAAAGTACATACCGCCCCATTATACacgcagaaaaagaaaaggaaaaaaaaaaaaaaagaacaattaCACCAGTCCTGCCTTCCTACAAGAAGCAGCAACTTAATGCACGAACTCACAAGAACCACTTCTATCTCGCGTGATCAACTCCAGTTTTGTTTCAGAAAAGTGCAAGCCTCctaaatagaaagaaaaagtcAGTCATTTGCAACCATGGCATCTATTGCAGTATTATTTCCCATTTTCGTTATTACTAATCTACTCTGAGGTGGAAGATCTCGAGCCCTCGAGGATGTATCAGCATCGACAATGATTGAGTTCTCCTCCTTTAGATCTCCTCTTAAAATTTCCATAGCAATTTCATTCTCAACCAATTGCTGAATCACCCGCTTCACAGGGCGAGCTCCAAAATTAGGATCGAAACCCAGTGTCGCCAGAAGATTGACTGCTTCCTGAGTGTAATGGAGGTCAATTTTTTTCAGTTTGAGTCTCTCCTTAACACGACTCATCTGCAAAAGCGAAAATCAATGTCTTCAAAATGCTTGGTGTAAAGAGCGCAGGAAACATGATAAAATTTCCTGGTCCAGGAACATTTGACACACTTTTTCAGTCAGTTGTGCGTCTGAAAAGATTATATCAACATAATCAAACGTTACAAGAGTTCATCCTAATTTTACATTATGGAAATTAGCTTAAAGCCTTGACATCAAATTTGATGTCGGGATGTGCAATGTAGTGAATTTAGTTGATAGGACTCGAGAGTTCTGCACCTTAAAAATGATCAACAGATATGAGATTGTATAACATACACGAGTTTTTCCAACTCACATGCTGTATTAAAGATCATAAACAGAATAATAAATCAAGTTATACTTGAAAGGAACTAAAATGATGTGCAATGTATCTCACAAGTCACACGCCATCCGGTAAGTTTAGTCAGAAATTGTGGACTAAATTGACGCCTTTTGAATAGAtaagggactaaattggcgatATTGAGAGGTTAAGGATACTGCAGTGATACAGGCTTAACAGGAAGGGAATCAAATCATCAAAGTGCCCAAaatgaacccaaaaaaaaaaaaaaaggtaatcaCTATTCAGTGAACAACTgaaaaaactggaaaaaaagGAACTCTATGCAGAAAATAAAGCATGACCCAATGCTTACAAAGGACAATCAGGTCAAATAGGCCAAATTCTACATCCAGGAAAGGGATATATCTATGCGTTCATATAATTTGGATTGCAGTAGTGTGACCATCAAACCAAATACAGCTGACAAGAAACTTACTGCATTTGTGCAACTATAAAATCCCAAACAGTCATAGTAACATTCAATCTTTCTGAACAGAATTAATTGGTACTAATCTCAGCATTGGTGTCCAGAGTAGACTTCACTTGTTCTTAGCCTGAAGTCAAATATATTCTCATTTTACAACAATAAGTTgcttttactatttattttcCATTACAAACATTAAAAGTTTCAACTCAACCTCAACTTTCAATGGAGGAATGTTGCTAGGACAGACATTAACTGTCAGATGAGGAGTAAACAGTAAATTTTGCTAAGTTATTCTGCCTTTAAAAAATTAACATGGACATCCCCTTTCAAAAAGGCAATGAAGCTCTTTGAGAATTTGTGTGGATAACTAAGCTTTCAATCTAACCAATCCCCAAAAGGATATTTTGTTCCCATATTTCCTCTTCCATGCTAAATTGTTTCAAGAACATAGCAATTTAACTAGGTGTTTTCTCTGATTCTTCATTTACATTGCTCTACCTTTTCTAATCTGGAAAAAAGGGATAAAACTTGTTAACTTCATAGAATTAAAAATTACGTCATGACAACAGTAGTTCTGAGAACACAatgctaaacaaaaaaaattgaaagtaCAACCCATCCAATTCTTATAAATCATGCTGATACCATTCACTTtaactaaaactaaaataaatccAAAGGGCGAGACTTGTTTATGGAAGACACCAAGTGCTGTGACAAGGTAGATTCAGTACTCATGTCATATGATATGCAGCAAAGTGAACTAAGTAGAGAAAGAAAATTATGTTAAAAAACATAGTCCTTTATCATTAGGATCCAGGCATTATCTGAATAATATGTTCATCAAAGGTTGATGCCCTATTGCTAAAAAATCTGTTAAACATCATCTTTTTCAAAACGTTAATAACTATCTATGGTATTAGGGCGATCTCTATTCTAATGCCTATTCTACAAGTTCATAACCTCAAACATGCAACCAACGTTTATAAATTAACAAACCGATCTCAGTGTACCTATACCAAATCTTTAATATCTTCAATAGCAAAAAGCTAATAATTTAAAATCTGGAGAGAAAAATCTATATGgttcaatatattttttaagaAGATGGATCAATGACCTTTATTCTTTGCCACCAATTTTTCTCATGTCAATCCCTTTCTTGGTCATCTTTTCCCTTGTGGTTTAACTTTCTTTCTCACaacataaaaaaataacaattataAAGTATGTAAAAATAGACAAATTATGTGTATCATTGTGTAATAAGTACCAGATTTCCATGACACTAGGTGCTGTAGGAATGGAGATATGCTAAGTTAACAAATAAAAGTATGCCAATTAAATTTGGCTACCTAAACCTCTTATATATAacagtttatttatttatctccCAACACTGATACCAATTAGAGTAATCTGAACCACAACTAGGACGTGCCAAGCAATAACGTCACAAGGTGTAAGTCTTGAGAGAGTccacaaaaaaataaagagagagagagagagagacatcAAAACATTTGATGACAAAAGACTCAGTACCTGTAGTTCAACAATTTTGCAGATTTGTTTGGAATCCAGAGGTTGGAAAACAATGTACTCATCAATTCGATTCATAAATTCCGGCCTAAAAGTTTGTCTAGCCAACTCAACCACCTGCTTTTTCATCAGATCATAAACTGCCTCTTTACTGTTCTCTGTGTTTCTAAGAGTTTCAAGGATATAGTGAGAACCAATATTTGATGTCATAATCACAACAGTATTTCTGAAACTAACAGTTTTTCCCTGGGAATCGGTGATTCTTCCATCATCCAACAACTGTAATAGAATGTTAAAAACATCATGATGTGCCTTCTCAATTTCATCAAAAAGCACAACTGAATAAGGCCTACGACGGACCACTTCAGTGAGTTGCCCACCTTCTTCATAACCCACATACCCCGGTGGTGCACCAACCAATCGAGAGACTGCATGTTTCTCCATGTATTCACTCATATCTATCCGCACCAGAGCATTTTCAGCATTGAATAGGTAACCAGCAAGTGCCTTTGCAAGCTCGGTTTTACCAACACCTGTGGGACCCATAAACATGAAGCTTGCAATAGGCCGATTTGGGTCGGACAGGCCAGCCCTTGAGCGCCTGATTGCATCAGCTACAGATTTGACAGCCATATCCTGACCAACTACCCTTTTGTGAAGTTCCTGTTCCAAAGAGACAAGCTTATCCCTCTCAGACTGCTGAAGATTTGATAATGGGATGCCAGTCCATTTGCTAACAATTTCGGTAATATCAAGATCTGTCACTTCTTCCCGGAGCAAAGATTGTTCAGAGTTCCGATAGTCAGCAAGGTTCTTCTCAGCTTCTTCAAGTTGGCGCTGGAGGGACATCAGTGTCCCATATTTGAGTTCAGCAGCACGATTCAGGTCATAATCTCGCTCAGCAGCTTCCATTTCAAGGTTAACTCTGTCAATCTACACAAAAATGGTTGAAGAAAAATTATATAATGAGCAAGTAGAACATAAGATAAACagtatcacaaaaaaaaaatctaaacgGACAAATCCACCTCCTCCTTAATTGAGCGTATTCTATTCATAAGAACTTTTTCACGCTCCCACTGTTCATTCAACTCTCTTTGTTTCTGCTTAAGAGATGTCAAATCGTTCTCAATCTTGCTTAACCGTTCTTTAGATAATTTGTCGGTGTCATTTTTGAGAGAGAGTTTCTCCATCTCTAGCTTCATAACAGCCCTATCTATCTCATCCAACTCTGTGGGCTTCGAAGTGATCTCCATTTTCAATTTTGCAGCAGCTTCATCAACTAGGTCAATGGCTGAAAAGGGTAGAAAGAAGGTACATAAACTGGAAGCAATTTATAAAAAATAAGATAGTTGATAGCATGAGGAAAATACTCTACTAGATCCGTCAAGTCATAATGAGTGCACATACGAACAATCTAGACACCCATGAAATAAAGATTGTTCTCCACATCGATTCCAGACAAAAACACTTGTACTTGCTCTTTTGGTTCTTGATGAAATGGACTCATCTCAATCAAATTACAGCAAACGATGACATCAGCCTCCCAAGAGTTGCCACTAGAGTAACTTGAACAATGTGATAAATTAAATAATATGTTTAAGCAGGAGTGGAAAAAAAACAATAATGTTTGTCGGAATTTGACTGATCTGTTAATTTGGCATACTTGGGAATATATGCAGCCAGTTTGAAATAAGATGGATAGAGAAAGGTAGTTGCTACCATTTTATTTTGTACGTTTGCAGCAGCATTCACCATAGTGTACGAAAGGCAACTTGCCTAAAAATCAGACCTCCAAAAGCACATGAGAAAGAAACTAATTGTTGTCCCTTTCCCAAACTTTTTGTGGCAAGCAACCACAATTTTAAGGCTTCCAGTAGCCACCGAAAGATTTCATTCCTATTCCCCATGTAACTCTATGCATCCAAGTACAAGTATTGTACATTTTTGCTCTTTTAACTACTCTGCATTGAGATAACTGACCAAATCCCAAACCACTAATAGTCACTCCAAAAATTTTGACTCAGACAGGACAAAGCACACGAGGCATACTGTTGAATTCTAAGGACAATTACAACCAAAAACCCAATTTTGCTTGATTATGGatagaaatgaaaagaaataacCAACAAATGGATGCTGAGATAACCTTTCTCCTCAAAAACCATTCCCCCAAACATGCACTGCAAGCAGTGACAAAGGAATGTAAAAGCTTCTAAAACTATAAACATTGGACCTCATTTGAAGCAAAAGCATGCAGAATCAAGCTAAACCCTTCTCCATCTCAAGACCTTCTACTGCAGGTTGATAAACATGTCAGTAACGATCGCCCACCCCAAACCAAGAAGCTTTAACAGTTGCTTTTCAAAAGTAAGTGTAAAAGTAGGAAAAACTATTCAAAACTAAgagaaaaagtaggaaaaaaaaCCATCTAATGTGGTATGCAGCACTGAAAAGAAGCTAGTACATCGGTTGGAAGTTATTATCTTCTCACAGTTTGTTTTGTGTAGGAGGTGCATCCTTTTGTCCTCTTACGCCTTTAGGAGCATTATTCTTATTGGAATTCTCGTGTTGATTGTTCCTAACATCATACACTCTTGGCCTCATTTCTCACAATCCTCTCACTCATGTAGTAGTCAAATAGGCCCTAGCAGTTTATTCAGCTAAAAACCTGAATAAGACAGATATATCCTACCTTTGTCTGGCAGAAAACGCTCTGTTATATAACGATGTGCCATAACTGCCGCTGACACAAGTGCACTGTCAGAAATCTTGACCCCATGATGCAGCTCATACCGCTCACGCAATCCACGAAGGATGGAGATAGTATCTTCTACAGATGGCTCACCACAAAATACTTGTTGGAACCTACGTTCTAGAGCAGGGTCCTTCTCAATGTACTTCCTGTATTCATTCAATGTGGTTGCTCCAATGCACCTGAGCTCACCACGACCAAGCATTGGCTTTAACAAGTTTCCAGCATCCAAAGCTC from Coffea eugenioides isolate CCC68of chromosome 8, Ceug_1.0, whole genome shotgun sequence encodes the following:
- the LOC113779106 gene encoding U-box domain-containing protein 4-like is translated as MEKLHGNNLGSVVLDHPTPGGGRQFKIWSATFRRIILDTVRCGTRHHHKHNNTGKLTIQEPKPEPGIDLTAVTTLRSELSKGSTSSGRSGTKYPTNTPPSGSDKLSDLLKLSEKENEPDEEEAEAVKRKVEALEELKTVVKNLQSSSSGSSSQQLEENENHGFLAPDVRALEAAKEVRRLAKGDSQARTTLALLGAIPPLVALLDAPPLPPDVCPKIPPLYALLNLGIGNDANKAAIVKSGAVHKMLKLIESENGPHATAVAEAIVANFLSLTALDANKLIIGSSGAIPFLIRILREDTDDHEKNGSQAKQDALRALYNLSISPLNLSLLLDAHLVPCLLSRLGDMDFSERILSILSNLVSIPEGRKAVSCVPDAFPMLIDVLNWTDSPGCQERGSYVLMVMAHKSYGDRQAMIEAGITSSLLELTLLGTTLAQKRASRILECLTVDKGKQISESYGGGLNPTLSAPLCAAKSSSSCADQSHQSEESLEEEDQMLSEERKAVKLLVQQSLQNNMKRIVRRANLPHDFVPSDHFMSLTWGSTSKSLPF
- the LOC113779806 gene encoding chaperone protein ClpB4, mitochondrial isoform X2, whose amino-acid sequence is MAWDGVVGAVDAARANKQQVVETEHLMKALLEQKDGLARRIFTKAGLDNTSVLQATEEFISQQPKVTGDTSGPILGSSLSSLLDAAQKHKKDMGDSFVSVEHLLLSFTSDNRFGQLLFRNLQLTEKALRDAVTAVRGSQRVTDQNPEGKYEALEKYGNDLTELARRGKLDPVIGRDDEIRRCVQILCRRTKNNPVIIGEPGVGKTAIAEGLAQRIVRGDVPEPLLDRKLISLDMGSLLAGAKFRGDFEERLKAVLKEVTASNGQIILFIDEIHTVVGAGAVAGALDAGNLLKPMLGRGELRCIGATTLNEYRKYIEKDPALERRFQQVFCGEPSVEDTISILRGLRERYELHHGVKISDSALVSAAVMAHRYITERFLPDKAIDLVDEAAAKLKMEITSKPTELDEIDRAVMKLEMEKLSLKNDTDKLSKERLSKIENDLTSLKQKQRELNEQWEREKVLMNRIRSIKEEIDRVNLEMEAAERDYDLNRAAELKYGTLMSLQRQLEEAEKNLADYRNSEQSLLREEVTDLDITEIVSKWTGIPLSNLQQSERDKLVSLEQELHKRVVGQDMAVKSVADAIRRSRAGLSDPNRPIASFMFMGPTGVGKTELAKALAGYLFNAENALVRIDMSEYMEKHAVSRLVGAPPGYVGYEEGGQLTEVVRRRPYSVVLFDEIEKAHHDVFNILLQLLDDGRITDSQGKTVSFRNTVVIMTSNIGSHYILETLRNTENSKEAVYDLMKKQVVELARQTFRPEFMNRIDEYIVFQPLDSKQICKIVELQMSRVKERLKLKKIDLHYTQEAVNLLATLGFDPNFGARPVKRVIQQLVENEIAMEILRGDLKEENSIIVDADTSSRARDLPPQSRLVITKMGNNTAIDAMVAND
- the LOC113779806 gene encoding chaperone protein ClpB4, mitochondrial isoform X1; protein product: MSTSRLSRIALSAALRVSRSNFRPPSICRAAQILSSSSGSSFPPRSVNEFGGVEIPTPSCFNDVGLSKVFARSYSTVSSSSSSSGQINNSEFTEMAWDGVVGAVDAARANKQQVVETEHLMKALLEQKDGLARRIFTKAGLDNTSVLQATEEFISQQPKVTGDTSGPILGSSLSSLLDAAQKHKKDMGDSFVSVEHLLLSFTSDNRFGQLLFRNLQLTEKALRDAVTAVRGSQRVTDQNPEGKYEALEKYGNDLTELARRGKLDPVIGRDDEIRRCVQILCRRTKNNPVIIGEPGVGKTAIAEGLAQRIVRGDVPEPLLDRKLISLDMGSLLAGAKFRGDFEERLKAVLKEVTASNGQIILFIDEIHTVVGAGAVAGALDAGNLLKPMLGRGELRCIGATTLNEYRKYIEKDPALERRFQQVFCGEPSVEDTISILRGLRERYELHHGVKISDSALVSAAVMAHRYITERFLPDKAIDLVDEAAAKLKMEITSKPTELDEIDRAVMKLEMEKLSLKNDTDKLSKERLSKIENDLTSLKQKQRELNEQWEREKVLMNRIRSIKEEIDRVNLEMEAAERDYDLNRAAELKYGTLMSLQRQLEEAEKNLADYRNSEQSLLREEVTDLDITEIVSKWTGIPLSNLQQSERDKLVSLEQELHKRVVGQDMAVKSVADAIRRSRAGLSDPNRPIASFMFMGPTGVGKTELAKALAGYLFNAENALVRIDMSEYMEKHAVSRLVGAPPGYVGYEEGGQLTEVVRRRPYSVVLFDEIEKAHHDVFNILLQLLDDGRITDSQGKTVSFRNTVVIMTSNIGSHYILETLRNTENSKEAVYDLMKKQVVELARQTFRPEFMNRIDEYIVFQPLDSKQICKIVELQMSRVKERLKLKKIDLHYTQEAVNLLATLGFDPNFGARPVKRVIQQLVENEIAMEILRGDLKEENSIIVDADTSSRARDLPPQSRLVITKMGNNTAIDAMVAND